In Saccharicrinis fermentans DSM 9555 = JCM 21142, a genomic segment contains:
- a CDS encoding RrF2 family transcriptional regulator: MLSKSTEYAIRALVFVQLRNWEEKRPGVGEIAKEIEAPEAYTAKILQILTKNKLMDSMKGRGGGFFFNDYQSDLTLYKVIHVIEGDASFHKCGFGLKECHNDNPCPLHDKYKVVRDGFFEIAKTETIKSLSEQILNGKAILNRIKY; the protein is encoded by the coding sequence ATGTTGTCGAAAAGTACCGAGTATGCCATCAGGGCTTTGGTTTTTGTGCAATTGAGAAATTGGGAAGAAAAAAGACCGGGAGTGGGAGAAATAGCAAAAGAGATTGAAGCTCCGGAAGCTTATACGGCTAAAATACTCCAAATACTTACAAAAAATAAGTTGATGGATTCCATGAAAGGTCGTGGTGGTGGATTCTTTTTTAATGATTATCAGTCGGATCTTACCTTGTATAAAGTAATACATGTGATTGAGGGTGATGCTAGTTTTCATAAGTGTGGATTTGGCTTAAAGGAATGTCATAATGATAATCCTTGTCCTTTGCATGATAAATACAAAGTTGTACGTGACGGATTTTTTGAGATTGCAAAAACAGAAACCATCAAATCGCTTTCTGAACAAATATTAAATGGAAAGGCCATATTAAACAGGATCAAATACTAA